In Drosophila subpulchrella strain 33 F10 #4 breed RU33 chromosome 3R, RU_Dsub_v1.1 Primary Assembly, whole genome shotgun sequence, the following are encoded in one genomic region:
- the LOC119556295 gene encoding uncharacterized protein LOC119556295, producing the protein MALRAIQLRGNSSTKTPRNRSLTPGNRSRSASNLKLELRRLANRKKKADYLLRLAYNIRNARIRQLNRIITQKQLEQKNRSKMLRDRSYQHFRKLFYQMSLEMDKEILQAQNVLNNKKKNREYIKREIKIIKKLSKKSPQAWAHFKSYIRKIEMAYAGIVPLEEALKQRPKEIRNGDHKPESSFPTDPKNDKSLKKDSKIKFKFQSEICKRTPSPSCNIIQGPYSVPKPHNFIRTHSSSNENRQAPKLYQKIKKQKGEESSQLLKLRDGLSKDTRMIRHLEKSLISIINKTQKKYNNKKSKNSTSHSLIKKRSKIRSQSRSQSQNRSKSHSLSSSRSQSKNRSKNVAVKKISSKNRMQFRSQSNDQTSSANQNQNHVLNGVHSPTKNKSKISIHISLSDPRTYTSRSQIPSHSENRSQSRSKIRSRSKSRRKIRNKSRSRSKSRIRNRSQSRSKELSTIRSKNRSKSRSQNRSKNLRKTKNAILNHNRTQNETENRTLNHNKISKQSHNKNRNRKQHRSESRIMKRSRSQKKMKTLFKGLPQKESKVHILSHIESKTSATSRSTHIPAAIKRKMALDEKKIQNGETTSSHLMIRALRKFKKFRISESSSMALGAKKPKAIPGILRKSGTSIGSGSIEVQIGVAQQLNTNPAGKQPHSVEEPKKDLNTNPAEKQPHSVEEPKNMVNFLSERKRFFDASGSVHEDGVDEDIAHEYHDEDGEDNHNVMATEHGAGDGHAGSRKWAPSHRNTPPTRFTHDLISGAHDHDLHELVGEHAGELKQVFSLLMQDRSPTKATDLLLLKRYSAHSKGYDDTLQKLHHRRLKRCHTAYEKILNEAEFEGLKKQMGSRMRRVLRSSVLPEQVSKASSSTDDLEDLSVNNHYDVEGMLKRWEKFFNEQTKTPFQLELERKHEKTLKEKLKLRRKQRSLSRGSSSSRSKSPRRFDLAKHFSHPRLTARQKKVEKLISQSLPVLSPVKNTYKCSICGLSLSHCSSISVHIEKCYCD; encoded by the exons ATGGCGCTCAGAGCAATCCAATTAAGGGGCAACAGCAGCACAAAGACCCCAAGAAACCGAAGTCTAACACCTGGAAATCGGAGTAGATCGGCAAGTAACCTCAAATTGGAACTCCGCAGATTAGCCAATCGCAAAAAAAAGGCTGATTATCTATTGAGATTGGCGTACAATATTCGAAATGCAAGGATCAGACAGCTGAACCGAATAATAACCCAAAAGCAACTAGAGCAGAAAAATCGATCTAAAATGCTGCGAGATCGTAGTTACCAACACTTTCGCAAACTCTTTTATCAAATGAGTCTGGAAATGGACAAAGAAATTTTGCAGGCTCAAAatgttttgaacaataagaaaAAGAATCGCGAATATATCAAAAGAGAAATAAAGATAATTAAGAAACTGTCTAAAAAGTCACCTCAGGCATGGGCACACTTTAAGAGTTACATACGAAAAATTGAAATGGCATATGCTGGCATTGTTCCCTTGGAAGAGGCCCTCAAACAAAGACCTAAAGAGATCCGAAACGGAGATCATAAACCCGAATCATCATTTCCAACCGATCccaaaaatgataaaagtcTTAAGAAAGattctaaaattaaattcaagtTTCAGTCTGAAATCTGCAAACGAACCCCATCACCATCTTGCAATATCATCCAGGGTCCTTATAGTGTTCCCAAGCCCCATAACTTTATAAGAACTCACTCATCATCAAACGAAAACAGACAAGCGCCAAAACTATaccaaaaaatcaaaaaacaaaagggCGAGGAAAGCTCACAATTATTGAAGCTCAGAGATGGTTTAAGTAAGGACACTCGCATGATACGTCACCTTGAAAAATCTCTGATTtcgataataaataaaacacaaaaaaaatataacaataagaAAAGTAAGAACAGCACAAGTCACAGTCTAATAAAAAAGCGGAGTAAAATTCGCAGCCAAAGTCGTAGTCAAAGTCAAAACCGCAGTAAAAGTCACAGCCTAAGTAGCAGTCGAAGTCAAAGTAAAAATCGAAGTAAAAATGTagcagtaaaaaaaattagcaGTAAAAATCGCATGCAATTTCGAAGCCAAAGTAACGATCAAACTTCAAGTGCCaaccaaaatcaaaatcatGTTCTAAACGGCGTTCACAGTCCcactaaaaataaaagtaaaataagCATTCATATTAGTCTTAGCGATCCCAGAACATACACAAGTCGAAGTCAAATCCCCAGTCACAGTGAAAACCGCAGTCAAAGTCGTAGTAAAATCAGAAGTCGAAGTAAGAGTCGCAGAAAAATTCGCAATAAAAGTCGCTCTCGTAGTAAAAGCCGAATTAGAAATCGTAGTCAAAGTCGCAGCAAAGAACTCAGTACAATTCGCAGTAAAAACCGTAGTAAAAGTCGCAGTCAAAACCGCAGTAAAAATCtaagaaaaaccaaaaatgcaATTCTCAATCATAATCGCACTCAAAATGAAACCGAAAACCGAACTCTAAATCACAATAAAATCAGTAAACAAAGTCACAATAAAAATCGTAATAGAAAACAACATCGCAGTGAAAGTCGCATTATGAAAAGGAGTAGAAGtcagaaaaaaatgaaaactctGTTTAAAGGTCTCCCGCAAAAGGAAAGTAAAGTTCACATTTTAAGCCACATAGAAAGTAAAACAAGTGCTACAAGTAGAAGCACTCATATACCGGCTGCAATCAAAAGAAAGATGGCTTTGGATGAAAAAAAGATTCAAAACGGTGAGACAACCTCTAGCCACTTGATGATCAGGGCCCTGCGAAAGTTCAAGAAGTTTAGGATAAGTGAATCTAGCTCCATGGCTTTGGGTGCAAAGAAACCAAAGGCAATACCTGGCATTTTGAGGAAATCCGGGACATCGATCGGATCTGGGAGCATTGAAGTTCAAATAGGAGTGGCTCAGCAATTGAACACCAATCCAGCAGGGAAGCAACCTCACTCAGTCGAAGAACCCAAAAAGGATTTAAACACCAATCCAGCCGAGAAGCAACCACACTCAGTCGAAGAACCCAAGAACATGGTGAACTTTTTGTCTGAAAGGAAAAGATTTTTCGATGCTTCTGGTTCAGTGCATGAAGATGGCGTAGATGAAGACATCGCACATGAATACCACGATGAGGATGGAGAGGATAATCATAATGTTATGGCCACAGAACATGGAGCTGGCGATGGTCATGCCGGAAGTAGAAAATGGGCACCTTCGCACAGAAATACCCCTCCCACTCGGTTCACTCATGATCTGATTTCCGGAGCTCACGATCATGACCTGCACGAACTTGTGGGAGAACATGCAGGGGAACTAAAGCAAGTGTTTAGTCTGCTGATGCAGGACAGATCACCAACCAAGGCCACCGATCTACTTTTGCTAAAGAGGTACAGTGCTCACTCCAAAGGATATGATGATACATTGCAGAAGCTACACCATAGACGCTTGAAGCGGTGCCATACCGCCTACGAAAAGATACTGAACGAGGCGGAGTTTGAGGGGCTCAAGAAACAGATGGGTTCCAGAATGAGGCGGGTCTTACGGTCTTCGGTTTTGCCGGAACAAGTCAGTAAAGCCTCAAGTTCAACTGACGACCTTGAGGATTTGTCGGTAAACAATCACTACGATGTAGAAG GTATGCTTAAACGTTGggaaaaattctttaatgagCAGACCAAAACACCATTTCAATTGGAGCTGGAAAGAAAACATGAGAAGACCTTAAAGGAAAAATTGAAACTTCGCAGAAAACAAAGATCCCTATCGCGGGGGTCTTCCTCTTCCCGCAGCAAAAGTCCGCGACGTTTTGATCTTGCAAAGCATTTCAGTCATCCACGATTGACGGCCCGCCAAAAAAAAGTCGAGAAGCTCATTTCTCAGTCCCTTCCCGTTCTTAGTCCAGTTAAAAACACCTACAAGTGCTCCATATGTGGTTTAAGTCTTAGTCATTGCAGCTCCATTAGCGTTCATATAGAAAAATGCTATTGTGATTGA